AATCTTCAAGCACATAGAAATTATTTTTGCTCAAGTTCACATTATTGGCCGTGATTGTGATATTTCCGTCTTTCACATGATGGGCTAATTTGTATGTATAATCGCGTTCTTTGCCGGTTCCGATTGACTCATTTGCAACATAGCCGGACTTCATATTAAATGCGATTTTTACCGCGCTGATACATCCGGAATTAGCAAATTTTATGTAATACTCGCTTTCGTTGTAATCGTCCTTGATGGTTTCAGACTGCTTCGCGAGTTCCTGCCAGACCTCATTTGCCCAGTTGTAATTGTAATCGCAAGTAATTAACACACCTTGAGGCGCAGTGCATGTTATCCGCCCAACCTCGCAATTAACTTCATAATTTCCGAAAACTTGAACTCCGTCGAAATATAATTTTACGCTCTCGAAGTTAATTCTATTTTTCTGCGCTAATTGGTATGTATGAATTTTGCCGTCTCCTGTTCCGAGTGATTCATTATAAATTTTTAACGGCTGATTTCTCACGGAAGCATAAACCTTCATGCTTGACTCCTTAAATGGCGAGTGCTTGACTATTATTCTGCAATGTTTGACCGGCTTAAACCAGTTATGAGTCTTGCTTACAATTTCGCTTGTGCCGTCTCCGTTGATAATTCCGGTTCCTTCAGAAAAAATGATATTAGCCTCGTTTAATTTCGCGACGCTTGAACCGATTTGAGGAGCATTCATTATCGCGCGTAACTGCAATTTTTGAGCCTCGCTGCCCGCTAAAGTGTTTATCGCTTTCCATGTGCTTGACTCGTTTATGCTGCCTTCAATTGTGATACTTGCGTTGTTGCTAATTTCAGTCTTTGCTATGACATTAATTAACTGCGTGTTTTCTCCGAGTTCATAAATTGGCGAGTATTCGATTTTTTGCGTGGTCTGAGTGTCATTGCGGATCTTGAGTGCGAGATTAATTGCGGGAATTGCGTTTTGAGGGTCCTGTGAGTAAAGTGCGATTGCAACTCTAACATTATAGCCCTTGAACGCCGGAATATTATTTAATCCTGCAAGTTCGCTTATTGAGTTTCCTTCGTCGATTAATGACTCGTACGTGATTTTTTGTTCGTCAATGATTTCTGCGTACCCCGAAGAATTGAGCCTAAACCATGCTCCGTTTGCGTCCTCGTCGATTGCGTGAACTTCACCGGGTGCGTAAATTTGTGCGTTATTGACTTTATCGCCGGTCGAGAATGCCAGAAAAATTTTAGTCCCCGCCGGTTGTGAATAATTGAATTTGAAGCCGGTAACAGCGCTTGCTTGTGTGCAGTTAATGACATTGCCTTTTTTTGCGATTATGAGTGCATGAGCTTCCGTCTTGAGTTTATCTATTGTGAATCTAATTGGGTTCTGACTTGTGATATTTGCCATATTATATTTTCACCTCGATTCACATTATAGCAATTTATCGCTGCAAATGGCGTATTCCTGGGTGGGGGGTGCGGGGGGGCGATAGGGGCCCCGCATCATGAATCACAAAATTTTTTTCCCGTAACAGTGCAAAAATTTGGAGTCGCGTTGTAATTTGCAGTTCACACCCGCCCGCCTTCACTCTTTGTAGACTGACTTCAATAATTTATTTTCCCGCTTTAACTGGTTTATATTCATTTCGAAATCTTCGCCCGTTAATTCTCCTGTCTCACGCTGATATGTGCTGAAACCGTTTTTTACACGCGTTATAGCTGCGTTGACTTCCTTCACTGGGTCTAATTGTCCTTGACTCGGTCCCGTCCATGATGCCCAATAAAATTTATCGTCATTAAGTGATTCTGATTGCAAAAAATGTGAGTCTTGAGACAACATTAAATACTCGTATAAAAATTTTTGGTAAATCGGCTGACAGAAATTAGCTGCAAACCATTCACGCCAATATTTAAATAATTTCCATGCTTCCAGCAATGCACCCCGTGAAGCGCTGTAACTCGCTGTAAAATGCAAAAATAATAACTCCGCCGGTATCCCTAAAGCACCGCCAATCTGACGTACGAGAGATTCAATAAACGCATTAAAATTTTGATTCGGACGGCCTGGACTCGCTGTGCTGACTTTCACTCCTTCGGGTAAATCTATCACAGTCCCGTACATTTCTTGCTGCGTGATATTCTCAAGTCCCGTTAATCCTCCATAACCTGACTCGCTCGCATACTCTTCTTCACCGACTTGGCCCGACTCTCTTTGATCATGCTCAAAAAATATGCTGTACATTCCTGATACAACAGCGGACATTAATTCTGCGTCGGTGTAACGGGATAATTGCTTGAGAGTCTCTATAACCGGTGCTAAAAATGGTACTCCGCGTCTTTGGCCGATTCTTTCAGGATTCATCAAGTGCAAAATATTTCGTTCATGTGAAATAGAGTCATAAATGGGAGCGCGCATAAATTCAAGTTGAGGTTGATTCGAGATTTCTGCTTCGGGATTACGATTCGCGATATAATAAGCAACCGGCCGGCCGAGATTATCAAGTTCGACTCCTTCATCAATCATTACTCCGGAAGGCTTTATAAATGGATTCTGCACGCGTTCACTCTCGATTAAGCCAACTTGTAAGCGCGTAAAAATATTTTTGTAGTGTTCATTATCGGCGCCGAATATAACAAAGCAGTCTCCATCGAGTAAAACACTTTTGAACGCTAAGACTTGTAATTCATAAAAATTTAATTCGCCGTCAATGCTGCAATTTTTAGAACTTGCCCACGAATCAAAAACGTTTTCGATATTGCTTGACCATTTTGCGCAGTCTGATTCTGACATGTTTAATAATTCATGATTCACACGCACATTTAATTTCAAGCCTGAGCCGATAGAGTTTAAGCAGATTCTGTCAATTGCACCGCATCCCAATGGTCCCCCGCCGGAATATAAATCGCGTGAACGTTCGCGAAGTAAATTCAAATTTTCGCTGATGTCCTCATGAGGGCTTTTGCTGGTTGCGTTCCATGAGATTAACGAGCTTTTTGACCTGCTTGCGCCATGATGGGAATAACCGGAATTATAAA
The nucleotide sequence above comes from Synergistaceae bacterium. Encoded proteins:
- a CDS encoding phage portal protein, whose translation is MKIYNSGYSHHGASRSKSSLISWNATSKSPHEDISENLNLLRERSRDLYSGGGPLGCGAIDRICLNSIGSGLKLNVRVNHELLNMSESDCAKWSSNIENVFDSWASSKNCSIDGELNFYELQVLAFKSVLLDGDCFVIFGADNEHYKNIFTRLQVGLIESERVQNPFIKPSGVMIDEGVELDNLGRPVAYYIANRNPEAEISNQPQLEFMRAPIYDSISHERNILHLMNPERIGQRRGVPFLAPVIETLKQLSRYTDAELMSAVVSGMYSIFFEHDQRESGQVGEEEYASESGYGGLTGLENITQQEMYGTVIDLPEGVKVSTASPGRPNQNFNAFIESLVRQIGGALGIPAELLFLHFTASYSASRGALLEAWKLFKYWREWFAANFCQPIYQKFLYEYLMLSQDSHFLQSESLNDDKFYWASWTGPSQGQLDPVKEVNAAITRVKNGFSTYQRETGELTGEDFEMNINQLKRENKLLKSVYKE